A window of Candidatus Binatia bacterium genomic DNA:
TGCCCGAGGATCGCCGGGACGAGCCGCGCTGGCGCGTCTGGATCGCGCGCGCCGCCTGCTCGCGGTCCGATCTCCACCGGGTCGCGGCCGAGATGGCCCGGCTGGTGAAGCAGGAGCGCCGATGACCCGCGCCACGGCGGCGCTCCGCTCCGGATTCGGCCTTCGCGGCATCGCGATCCTCCTCGTGCGCGGCTACCGGTTCGCGATCGCGCCCGTCCTTCCCAAGAGCTGCCGTTTCACCCCCTCCTGCTCGGCCTATGCCGAGGAGGCGCTCCACAAGCACGGTCTCTTCCGCGGCCTCTGGCTCGCCGCGAGGCGCATTCTCCGCTGCCATCCGTTCCACCCCGGAGGCTACGACCCCGTGCCCTAGGGCGGGGGACGACTTCATGGATCGAAGAACGCTGATCGCGGTCGTCCTGATCATGGCCGTGCTCCTGGTCGACCAGGTGATCTGGTCGCGCTGGAGCAAGTCCCGTCAACGGGCCGTTCCGCCCACGGCCGGCGGTCCCGCGGTTCCCGGCGATTCGGCGACGGTTCGCGCCGCCCTTGGGGATTCCGCGCTGCACGGCGTCCCGGCGTCGCAGCCGGCCGAGGGCGCATCGTCGGCCGCGCGCGTCGGCGCTCCCGGCGCGACGGGCGTCGGCCCGCTTCTCTCGGCGCGCGTCGCCGGGGCGCCGGTCACCGTTGATTCGCTCGCGACGGGGCAGTTCCGCGCGCGCTTCACCAGCGAGGGCGGGGCCGTCTCTTCCTGGGTGCTGCCCGGGTACCGCGATCCGCGCACGCATGCGCCCGTGAACCTGATTCCGACCGGAGCCACCGCGATGCACGTGGCCGTCGGGGCGCGCGGCGTTTCCTACGACTTCACCGGCGCGCCCTTCCGGCAGACGGGAGGGAGCGGGCGGGAGGGCTGGATCACGTACGCCGCCGAGGATTCGAGCGGCGTGCGGGTGACGAAGACCTACCGCCTTTCCAAGGACGAACACCTGCTCGACGTGGAAGTGCGCGTCGCGGCGCCCGCCGCGCTGGGTCCCATCCACTACCAGATGGGATGGGCGAATCCGCTTCCGCTCACCGAGCTGAACGCCCGGCCGCTGGAGCGCACCGCGGTGGCCTATCTGGGCGCCAAGCTCGAGACGGTGGACGCGAACCGGATCGCCAAGGACGTGACGAAGCGGATCGCGGGGAACGTCCGGTGGGCGGGGGAACGGAGCAAGTACTTCATCGCGACCGTGATTCCCGACTCCGCCACGATTCCCGAGGTGCTCTTCCAGCAGGGTCCGGACAAGCTCCCGATCGTCTGGCTTTCGGGCGACGCGGCGCCGGGCGCCGAGATCGTGCGCCACGCGCGGATCTACGCGGGGCCGAT
This region includes:
- the yidC gene encoding membrane protein insertase YidC, whose protein sequence is MDRRTLIAVVLIMAVLLVDQVIWSRWSKSRQRAVPPTAGGPAVPGDSATVRAALGDSALHGVPASQPAEGASSAARVGAPGATGVGPLLSARVAGAPVTVDSLATGQFRARFTSEGGAVSSWVLPGYRDPRTHAPVNLIPTGATAMHVAVGARGVSYDFTGAPFRQTGGSGREGWITYAAEDSSGVRVTKTYRLSKDEHLLDVEVRVAAPAALGPIHYQMGWANPLPLTELNARPLERTAVAYLGAKLETVDANRIAKDVTKRIAGNVRWAGERSKYFIATVIPDSATIPEVLFQQGPDKLPIVWLSGDAAPGAEIVRHARIYAGPIHFDTLVQIGAGLEEVANLGWKWIVPVSAVLLKMLIAIHHAIPNYGIAIILVALAAKLVFYPLTQSSLRTMKVMHRLQPEVNALREKHANDPAKMNTAMMNLYREHKVNPMGGCLPMLLQLPVFLALYQVLLHAIELRSAGFAWWIKDLSAPDVVGTLGGFPIHVLPLIMTGSTFLLQSQTPVDPRQQFMMYLMPVMMLYIMYNLPSGVIIYWTVNNLVSALQQYLVNVAEDRRMAAHT
- the yidD gene encoding membrane protein insertion efficiency factor YidD; the protein is MTRATAALRSGFGLRGIAILLVRGYRFAIAPVLPKSCRFTPSCSAYAEEALHKHGLFRGLWLAARRILRCHPFHPGGYDPVP